A window of Castanea sativa cultivar Marrone di Chiusa Pesio chromosome 1, ASM4071231v1 contains these coding sequences:
- the LOC142629080 gene encoding auxin-induced protein 15A, whose amino-acid sequence MRSSIVKKLLCCGAKSFPSESSSDDAVPEGHVRVNVGKDIVCKFEMEANYLNHPLFENLLRLSEEEFGYSYDGALRIVCDIDLFQYLLHLLKTSNPSAHYMELPDLISKFYSSNATHLPADQ is encoded by the coding sequence ATGAGGAGTAGCattgtgaagaagctgttgtgctGTGGAGCTAAAAGCTTCCCATCAGAGTCCTCATCAGACGACGCTGTCCCGGAGGGTCATGTTCGTGTCAACGTTGGAAAAGACATTGTTTGCAAATTCGAGATGGAAGCAAACTACCTCAACCATCCTCTGTTCGAGAATTTGCTTCGGCTCTCTGAGGAAGAATTCGGGTATTCCTACGATGGAGCCTTGAGGATAGTTTGCGATATCGATCTCTTCCAATACCTTCTACACCTCCTTAAGACCAGCAATCCCTCTGCCCATTACATGGAACTTCCTGATCTCATTTCCAAGTTCTATAGCTCCAATGCCACACATTTACCTGCTGATCAataa
- the LOC142621779 gene encoding UDP-rhamnose/UDP-galactose transporter 2-like isoform X2 has protein sequence MESEKKSSAVSDMGAWAMNVVSSVGIIMANKQLMSSSGYAFSFATTLTGFHFAVTALVGLVSNATGFSASKHVPFWELFWFSIVANMSITGMNFSLMLNSVGFYQISKLSMIPVVCVMEWILHSKQYSREVKMAVVVVVLGVGVCTVTDVKVNVKGFVCACVAVLSTSLQQITIGSLQKKYSIGSFELLSKTAPIQAASLLILGPFVDYFLSGKFVTNYKMSTGAILFILLSCSLAVFCNMSQYLCIGRFSAVSFQVLGHMKTVCVLTLGWLLFDSELTFKNIMGMFLAVLGMVIYSWAVESEKHSNNKTLAHTKNSLTEEEIRLLKEGVETGPVKDVELVLSRSEWILRKIRAYKIDF, from the exons atggaAAGTGAAAAGAAGAGTTCGGCAGTTTCCGATATGGGAGCGTGGGCCATGAACGTTGTCAGCTCCGTCGGAATTATCATGGCTAACAAACAGCTTATGTCATCCAGCGGTTATGCTTTCAGTTTCG CTACAACCTTAACTGGGTTTCACTTCGCGGTGACTGCGCTGGTGGGTCTGGTCTCAAATGCGACTGGTTTTTCTGCATCAAAGCATGTTCCGTTTTGGGAGCTTTTCTGGTTCTCAATTGTTGCTAACATGTCCATCACAGGGATGAACTTCAGTCTCATGCTCAACTCTGTTGGATTCTACCAA ATTTCAAAGCTTAGCATGATTCCTGTGGTATGCGTCATGGAGTGGATACTTCACAGCAAGCAGTATTCAAGGGAAGTCAAGATGGCTGTTGTGGTTGTGGTCCTTGGTGTGGGTGTTTGCACCGTCACAGATGTGAAAGTTAATGTCAAAGGTTTTGTATGTGCCTGCGTAGCGGTTTTGTCTACATCTTTGCAGCAAATT ACAATAGGTTCCCTGCAGAAGAAGTACTCAATTGGATCTTTTGAATTGTTGAGCAAGACAGCTCCAATTCAAGCTGCGTCTCTCCTTATTCTTGGGCCATTTGTTGATTATTTCCTTAGTGGCAAATTTGTAACAAACTATAAAATGTCTACTGGTGCCATT TTATTCATACTTCTTTCGTGCTCACTAGCAGTATTCTGCAACATGAGCCAGTACCTTTGCATTGGACGCTTTTCAGCTGTTTCCTTCCAGGTTTTAGGTCACATGAAAACAGTGTGTGTCCTCACATTGGGGTGGCTCCTCTTCGATTCAGAGCTAACTTTCAAGAACATCATGGGGATGTTTCTTGCCGTTCTTGGCATGGTAATTTATAGTTGGGCTGTGGAGTCTGAAAAGCATTCAAATAACAAGACGCTTGCCCACACGAAAAACAGCCTAACTGAGGAGGAAATCAGACTTTTGAAGGAAGGTGTTGAAACTGGTCCTGTCAAGGATGTTGAACTTG TACTCTCCCGAAGTGAGTGGATTCTTAGGAAAATCCGGGCCTACAAGATTGATTTCTGA
- the LOC142621779 gene encoding UDP-rhamnose/UDP-galactose transporter 2-like isoform X1: MESEKKSSAVSDMGAWAMNVVSSVGIIMANKQLMSSSGYAFSFATTLTGFHFAVTALVGLVSNATGFSASKHVPFWELFWFSIVANMSITGMNFSLMLNSVGFYQISKLSMIPVVCVMEWILHSKQYSREVKMAVVVVVLGVGVCTVTDVKVNVKGFVCACVAVLSTSLQQITIGSLQKKYSIGSFELLSKTAPIQAASLLILGPFVDYFLSGKFVTNYKMSTGAILFILLSCSLAVFCNMSQYLCIGRFSAVSFQVLGHMKTVCVLTLGWLLFDSELTFKNIMGMFLAVLGMVIYSWAVESEKHSNNKTLAHTKNSLTEEEIRLLKEGVETGPVKDVELGESKA; encoded by the exons atggaAAGTGAAAAGAAGAGTTCGGCAGTTTCCGATATGGGAGCGTGGGCCATGAACGTTGTCAGCTCCGTCGGAATTATCATGGCTAACAAACAGCTTATGTCATCCAGCGGTTATGCTTTCAGTTTCG CTACAACCTTAACTGGGTTTCACTTCGCGGTGACTGCGCTGGTGGGTCTGGTCTCAAATGCGACTGGTTTTTCTGCATCAAAGCATGTTCCGTTTTGGGAGCTTTTCTGGTTCTCAATTGTTGCTAACATGTCCATCACAGGGATGAACTTCAGTCTCATGCTCAACTCTGTTGGATTCTACCAA ATTTCAAAGCTTAGCATGATTCCTGTGGTATGCGTCATGGAGTGGATACTTCACAGCAAGCAGTATTCAAGGGAAGTCAAGATGGCTGTTGTGGTTGTGGTCCTTGGTGTGGGTGTTTGCACCGTCACAGATGTGAAAGTTAATGTCAAAGGTTTTGTATGTGCCTGCGTAGCGGTTTTGTCTACATCTTTGCAGCAAATT ACAATAGGTTCCCTGCAGAAGAAGTACTCAATTGGATCTTTTGAATTGTTGAGCAAGACAGCTCCAATTCAAGCTGCGTCTCTCCTTATTCTTGGGCCATTTGTTGATTATTTCCTTAGTGGCAAATTTGTAACAAACTATAAAATGTCTACTGGTGCCATT TTATTCATACTTCTTTCGTGCTCACTAGCAGTATTCTGCAACATGAGCCAGTACCTTTGCATTGGACGCTTTTCAGCTGTTTCCTTCCAGGTTTTAGGTCACATGAAAACAGTGTGTGTCCTCACATTGGGGTGGCTCCTCTTCGATTCAGAGCTAACTTTCAAGAACATCATGGGGATGTTTCTTGCCGTTCTTGGCATGGTAATTTATAGTTGGGCTGTGGAGTCTGAAAAGCATTCAAATAACAAGACGCTTGCCCACACGAAAAACAGCCTAACTGAGGAGGAAATCAGACTTTTGAAGGAAGGTGTTGAAACTGGTCCTGTCAAGGATGTTGAACTTGGTGAGTCTAAAGCATAg